A single region of the Acetivibrio cellulolyticus CD2 genome encodes:
- a CDS encoding dockerin type I domain-containing protein: MRKSKMSLIIMVVFVISTFLAICVSAQTVEAATNKPYSNVQFEVKNAGDNNYVMEVTFTFPTSGYEVEYDDQVALAGMVNPDGSTSMSFRASVNEIIEPSGECLQVETKETITYTLGKLSKGKHLFILGFDDGTEIGNYTIEIDAYEKYLPTPDQVEIKVQPDTFSWSAGNHYKALVNLTFPDSGYRVDYEDALTTSTVENPDGSDYTSHVANANITKYTGPSLTVITTKTLEYDLGYLPFNSLQQFVFYVDGLKYYVQFISPKVLPVTGSTQTTSSIQAAESYTLEWVEYNPPMNDMEVKIVNDSEANYIAYVDIAVRNESGYRITTDGEVAVSAGVNPDGSTLKTLQALATVEMYDGRVTGTQTMKQAKFDLGKLSSGKYRFVFAGKAFNFDVESGTVLPGLYGDLNNDSNVNSIDFAVFRKYMLDGNSDGISLKFADLNGDGVVNSIDFANLRLYLLGKVSKLPVSF; this comes from the coding sequence ATGCGCAAAAGTAAAATGTCACTTATTATTATGGTGGTCTTTGTTATTTCAACATTTTTAGCCATCTGCGTTTCGGCACAGACAGTAGAGGCAGCAACGAATAAGCCTTATAGTAATGTGCAGTTTGAAGTAAAAAATGCTGGTGATAATAATTATGTAATGGAAGTAACATTCACGTTTCCAACGTCAGGTTATGAAGTAGAATATGATGACCAAGTAGCCTTAGCTGGTATGGTAAATCCTGACGGCTCAACTTCTATGTCCTTCAGGGCTTCTGTAAATGAGATTATTGAACCTTCGGGTGAATGCCTCCAGGTAGAAACAAAGGAAACAATAACTTATACCCTGGGTAAATTGTCGAAAGGAAAACACCTATTTATCTTGGGTTTCGATGATGGAACTGAGATTGGAAATTACACCATTGAAATTGACGCCTATGAAAAATATCTTCCAACTCCAGATCAGGTTGAGATTAAGGTACAGCCGGACACATTTTCCTGGTCTGCTGGTAATCATTACAAAGCGTTGGTAAATTTAACTTTCCCGGATTCAGGTTATAGAGTAGATTATGAAGATGCACTAACTACATCAACAGTTGAAAATCCTGATGGATCGGATTATACATCCCATGTGGCTAATGCTAATATCACAAAATATACAGGTCCTTCATTGACAGTAATAACGACTAAAACACTTGAATATGATTTAGGATATCTTCCTTTCAATAGCTTACAACAATTTGTATTTTATGTAGATGGACTGAAATACTATGTGCAATTTATATCTCCAAAAGTACTTCCTGTTACAGGCAGCACACAAACCACATCCAGTATACAAGCGGCAGAAAGTTATACTCTTGAATGGGTTGAATACAATCCTCCGATGAATGATATGGAAGTAAAAATAGTAAATGATTCTGAAGCTAATTATATTGCCTATGTTGATATTGCTGTCAGGAACGAATCTGGGTATAGGATAACAACGGATGGTGAAGTTGCAGTATCGGCAGGAGTCAATCCGGACGGGTCAACATTAAAAACATTGCAGGCTTTAGCAACTGTTGAAATGTACGATGGCCGTGTGACAGGTACGCAAACAATGAAGCAAGCCAAATTTGATTTAGGCAAATTGTCATCAGGGAAATATAGGTTTGTTTTTGCAGGTAAGGCATTTAATTTTGATGTAGAATCAGGAACTGTACTTCCAGGGTTATATGGAGATTTGAATAATGACAGTAACGTAAACTCTATTGACTTTGCAGTATTTAGAAAATACATGCTGGATGGAAACAGCGATGGAATATCTTTGAAATTTGCAGATCTCAATGGAGATGGAGTTGTAAACTCAATAGATTTTGCAAATTTGAGGCTTTATTTACTTGGCAAAGTCAGTAAATTGCCCGTTAGTTTTTGA
- the infC gene encoding translation initiation factor IF-3: MEAFSIKKNELQMNDEIRDREVRLIDNDGAMLGIMSSMDAQKIAITKNLDLVKVVPNAAPPVCKIMDYGKSMFEQAKKEKEARKNQKVVSLKEVRLSATIEEHDFDFKVKNACKFLQDGDKVKVSIRFRGREMKYTVTGKEVLEKFAEAVNGVGIVEKQPKLEGKSMMMILNPNKEK; this comes from the coding sequence ATGGAGGCGTTTTCTATTAAAAAAAATGAGCTGCAAATGAATGATGAGATAAGGGATCGTGAGGTTCGACTTATTGACAATGATGGAGCTATGTTAGGCATTATGTCATCAATGGATGCACAAAAAATTGCAATTACGAAAAACCTTGATCTTGTAAAAGTTGTGCCGAATGCAGCACCACCGGTATGTAAGATTATGGACTATGGTAAGAGTATGTTTGAACAGGCTAAAAAGGAGAAAGAAGCTAGAAAAAACCAAAAGGTGGTTTCGCTTAAAGAAGTAAGATTATCTGCTACGATTGAAGAACATGATTTTGACTTTAAAGTAAAAAATGCCTGTAAGTTTCTTCAAGATGGTGATAAAGTCAAAGTTAGTATTAGGTTTCGAGGTAGAGAGATGAAATATACAGTAACTGGGAAGGAAGTTCTGGAAAAGTTTGCTGAAGCAGTTAATGGTGTTGGGATAGTTGAAAAACAACCAAAGCTTGAGGGTAAAAGTATGATGATGATACTTAATCCTAATAAGGAGAAATGA
- a CDS encoding cold-shock protein — MIGKVKWFNAEKGFGFIEREGGDDVFVHFSAIQSQGYKSLDEGQRVEFDLEKGQRGLQATNVRLS; from the coding sequence ATGATTGGAAAAGTTAAATGGTTTAATGCTGAAAAAGGTTTTGGTTTTATTGAAAGAGAAGGCGGAGACGATGTGTTTGTGCACTTCTCTGCAATTCAATCGCAAGGTTACAAGTCACTGGATGAGGGGCAAAGAGTGGAGTTCGATCTGGAAAAAGGACAGCGTGGGCTACAGGCCACAAATGTAAGATTATCATAG
- the sigI gene encoding RNA polymerase sigma-I factor, which produces MWILGVHTPEKRSFIDILHKIKNGDKLLKDRFISDYRPFIIKSVSKVLNNKFIDIENSEEYSIGLIAFNEAIEKYNEDRKCSFKKFSYQVIQRRLIDYRRKNQKSSVVYPFSYFEGDETYDFEEKFFKSEYSDHVYNFEIREEFSSFVKKMGDFGISMNDLVNTMPKHKDSRKTCVKIAKHIVEDENLYDKLTIKKTIPFKSLSKYIDVSQRTVERNRKYIIALVLILKSDLDIIKNYIKHLE; this is translated from the coding sequence ATGTGGATTTTGGGTGTGCATACACCCGAAAAGAGATCCTTTATCGATATATTGCATAAAATTAAAAATGGGGATAAGCTCCTGAAAGATAGGTTTATTAGTGATTATAGGCCATTTATTATTAAATCCGTATCTAAGGTGCTTAATAATAAATTTATTGATATAGAAAATAGTGAAGAGTACAGTATTGGGCTGATTGCTTTTAATGAAGCTATTGAAAAGTATAATGAAGATAGGAAGTGCTCTTTTAAGAAATTTTCATATCAGGTTATACAGCGAAGGCTGATTGATTACAGGAGAAAAAACCAGAAGAGTTCTGTAGTCTATCCATTTTCGTATTTCGAAGGGGACGAAACATACGATTTTGAAGAAAAGTTTTTTAAGTCAGAGTATTCAGATCATGTATATAATTTTGAGATTCGTGAAGAGTTTTCTTCTTTTGTTAAGAAGATGGGCGATTTTGGAATATCAATGAATGATCTTGTGAACACTATGCCCAAACATAAAGATTCTAGAAAAACATGTGTTAAAATAGCTAAGCATATAGTTGAAGACGAAAATTTATATGACAAGCTTACTATAAAAAAGACAATTCCATTTAAAAGCTTATCAAAATATATAGATGTAAGCCAACGAACTGTTGAACGAAATAGAAAATACATCATCGCATTGGTTCTAATTCTAAAGAGCGACTTGGATATAATAAAAAACTACATTAAACATCTGGAATAA
- a CDS encoding anti-sigma factor domain-containing protein, producing the protein MVEYLGVVIEVKENKAFVMTDSCEVVCIRKQPGMYEGLEIIFEPSEIVNKTKTAAKYSAIIGSVAAVFIAVLFYINIFYTNQIYAYVDIDINTSWELVVDKENRVIDIKSHDKNSETIFDDLDIKKKPLEVALVDMVQKLDEKGIIDLDSDNKVLITACLDDKDGGSIDEKGLKNLHISYNKIKDELSSRNIEPYFMEIKSDDRKLAADNNLSMGRYSVFKIGKEKGLDLDIEKLKQSQIGEIVEKIDIKEEFEDINKDTDNILNNNENASNQKADGDKVDQENKNENSSNIVDDGGKNLSIDGISDIDNIEAIESANKETQKVIERIQQQINSDVVFETEKANKEISQIKINSSLSYEEKTKRIRQVENDLKSRIDEIKRIGNEKAQIELNQLYQKSNDLLPEQK; encoded by the coding sequence ATGGTGGAATATTTAGGGGTAGTAATTGAAGTTAAAGAGAATAAAGCTTTTGTAATGACAGATAGCTGTGAGGTTGTCTGTATTAGAAAACAACCGGGTATGTATGAAGGATTGGAAATAATATTTGAACCCTCAGAAATAGTAAATAAAACTAAAACAGCAGCAAAATATTCTGCAATAATAGGCAGTGTAGCAGCTGTTTTTATAGCTGTGCTGTTTTATATTAATATTTTCTATACAAATCAGATTTATGCTTATGTAGATATTGACATAAACACAAGCTGGGAGTTGGTGGTTGATAAAGAAAACCGCGTAATAGATATAAAGTCTCATGACAAAAATTCTGAAACTATATTCGATGACCTGGACATAAAGAAAAAGCCATTGGAAGTTGCGCTGGTAGATATGGTTCAAAAGCTTGATGAGAAGGGTATAATCGATTTGGATTCTGATAATAAAGTCTTAATTACAGCTTGTCTAGACGATAAGGACGGAGGAAGCATTGATGAAAAAGGATTGAAAAATCTTCATATTTCTTATAACAAAATTAAAGACGAGCTTTCAAGTAGAAATATCGAGCCTTACTTTATGGAAATCAAATCAGATGACAGGAAACTGGCGGCTGATAATAATTTGTCCATGGGCAGATATTCAGTTTTTAAAATTGGTAAAGAAAAGGGACTTGACTTGGATATTGAGAAGTTGAAACAAAGTCAGATTGGAGAAATTGTTGAAAAGATAGATATTAAAGAGGAATTTGAAGATATAAACAAGGATACTGACAATATTTTAAATAACAATGAAAATGCTTCTAATCAGAAAGCAGATGGAGATAAAGTTGACCAGGAAAACAAGAATGAGAATAGCAGCAATATAGTAGACGATGGAGGAAAAAACTTATCTATCGATGGAATTAGTGATATCGATAACATTGAAGCTATTGAATCAGCAAATAAAGAAACTCAAAAGGTAATCGAAAGAATTCAGCAGCAAATAAATAGTGATGTAGTGTTTGAGACAGAAAAGGCAAACAAGGAAATATCCCAAATTAAAATAAATAGCAGTCTTAGCTATGAAGAAAAAACTAAAAGAATAAGGCAAGTTGAAAACGATTTAAAGTCCAGAATCGATGAAATAAAGAGGATTGGAAATGAGAAAGCTCAAATAGAATTAAACCAGCTTTACCAGAAATCGAATGATTTATTACCGGAACAAAAATAA
- a CDS encoding stalk domain-containing protein yields MKKIVTLASLIFCLLISPLNIVYASVDNLEDALNSADSSVVIESSSGEIPLGKDENQKNAPYKVMVSDRALLTEPIVSEDAVLVPIKELAKALKINIDWISEDQTIMLEKAGKYLHLAVGKKQAFMNGRKTDLIYTAIIKNGISFVPLSLIAETFGYETFIDSSNKTIKIDSISSTEEATSVSNSVYYYANSEPIKLKDIKVIDNKTYVNSVDFDLLTQHKVDLEFFPDSRILNVNGSATYIDTKTEYIDNRIYVPLSTASKGLGMKIFWGANTKTVHIYHHNLSVKPQRNIEELVPEHFVYGSINDRTPLYYSIGGKVNTNLPKGKVEIVRDKDYKWYYVKSGNISGWTKREYLSIDTKFEPSKERLTDSESEYFVNNYFKLSSPTDYLIWVDLKKQLINIFTRNDGKWEVEKKIPCASGKNISPTPKGTYSISSNRGKWMHAGGSVWVKNYVGFYSSYFFHSVKVKKDGELYDGTLGTVASAGCIRMPVEESEWFTNNIPEKTTVFIH; encoded by the coding sequence ATGAAGAAAATTGTAACTCTAGCATCCCTTATTTTTTGTTTGTTGATTTCCCCTCTGAATATCGTTTATGCGTCGGTAGATAATTTGGAAGACGCATTGAACAGTGCAGACTCCAGCGTTGTGATTGAGTCATCCTCAGGAGAAATTCCCCTTGGCAAGGATGAAAATCAAAAAAACGCGCCGTATAAGGTTATGGTCAGTGACCGTGCTTTATTAACTGAACCAATCGTTTCAGAAGATGCAGTCTTAGTGCCTATAAAGGAATTGGCAAAAGCACTCAAAATAAATATCGATTGGATTTCAGAAGATCAGACTATAATGCTTGAAAAAGCCGGCAAATACCTTCATCTGGCAGTAGGCAAAAAACAAGCATTTATGAATGGGAGAAAAACTGATCTTATATACACAGCTATTATAAAAAACGGTATAAGTTTTGTGCCTCTGAGTCTTATTGCAGAAACATTTGGCTATGAAACCTTTATTGATTCAAGCAATAAAACAATTAAAATTGATAGCATATCCTCAACCGAAGAAGCCACGAGTGTTTCTAATAGCGTATACTATTATGCAAATTCAGAGCCTATTAAGTTAAAAGATATTAAAGTCATAGATAACAAAACCTATGTTAATTCTGTCGATTTTGATTTACTCACTCAGCATAAAGTGGATTTGGAATTCTTCCCCGACAGCCGGATCTTAAATGTTAACGGAAGTGCAACATATATTGATACTAAAACAGAATATATAGATAACCGTATATATGTTCCTCTGTCAACTGCATCTAAAGGTTTGGGAATGAAAATATTCTGGGGTGCAAATACCAAAACCGTACATATTTATCACCATAATCTCTCAGTAAAACCACAAAGAAATATTGAAGAGTTAGTCCCAGAGCATTTTGTTTATGGCTCTATTAATGACCGTACGCCGCTATATTACTCTATAGGTGGAAAGGTTAATACCAATCTTCCAAAAGGAAAGGTGGAAATTGTAAGAGATAAGGACTATAAATGGTACTATGTTAAAAGTGGTAATATATCAGGGTGGACCAAAAGAGAATATCTATCTATAGATACTAAATTTGAGCCTTCGAAAGAAAGACTTACCGATTCAGAATCCGAGTATTTTGTAAACAACTATTTCAAATTAAGCAGTCCAACCGATTATCTTATTTGGGTAGATCTTAAGAAACAGCTTATTAATATCTTTACTCGTAATGATGGTAAATGGGAAGTTGAAAAAAAAATCCCCTGTGCCTCAGGTAAAAACATTTCACCAACCCCAAAAGGTACATATTCTATTAGCAGTAACCGAGGAAAATGGATGCATGCGGGTGGAAGTGTCTGGGTAAAAAACTATGTCGGCTTCTATTCGTCATATTTCTTTCATTCAGTAAAAGTAAAAAAGGATGGAGAATTATATGACGGCACTCTTGGAACAGTAGCTTCAGCAGGCTGCATAAGAATGCCAGTTGAAGAAAGTGAGTGGTTCACAAACAATATCCCTGAAAAGACAACAGTCTTTATTCACTAG
- a CDS encoding discoidin domain-containing protein encodes MKKLCFILAVITLLAASIPSFVFGEDQYPGFSVQGRFLYDKDGEKVIPYGVNEMSIWGDIDGDVKLPEIKKTGANTVRLVWSITAPARKLDILIYNCRINNMIPMIEVHDATGDFSKLQTLVDYWTSPDVVNVLKRHQEYLLINIGNEVGQDVSKADFIAGYTKAVTRMREAGIHVPLVIDACKYGQDINMLQSAGPDLIKADPDQNLMFSIHMWWPYMWGHTDQEVVNEIKESVDMELPLIVGEFGHQWEASTSGAIPYKTILEQCHLNDVGYLAWSWGPGNTPQTFLDMTTDGTFATLVDWGKEVCINNTHSIKNISVRPASMLKEPSTTPPEVNIPAGSVATNKKVYASSVESNSTNAAENAVDGNIATRWASQYSDPQWIYVDLEKEYEIERIYIEWETAYASQYKIQVSNDATSWTDVVTQFNGDGDIDDITLSTTAKGRYVRVYCTQRKTSYGDSIFEFGVYPKGGSVVTPTPTSTVTPTPTRNILLGDVDFNGFVNSLDFGKIRMYLLGMIQLTPEELEAADVDKDGKVTSIDFGKIRMNLLGLRSAF; translated from the coding sequence ATGAAAAAACTATGTTTTATCCTAGCAGTTATTACGTTACTGGCTGCTTCGATTCCGTCTTTTGTATTTGGAGAAGATCAATATCCTGGATTTAGCGTACAGGGAAGATTTCTTTATGACAAGGATGGCGAAAAGGTAATTCCTTATGGCGTTAATGAAATGTCCATTTGGGGAGATATCGATGGAGATGTAAAGCTTCCAGAGATAAAAAAGACTGGCGCTAATACTGTTAGACTTGTTTGGAGTATTACAGCGCCTGCAAGAAAGTTGGATATTTTGATTTATAATTGCCGGATAAATAACATGATACCTATGATTGAGGTTCATGATGCTACTGGTGATTTTAGCAAACTTCAGACACTTGTAGATTATTGGACAAGCCCTGATGTAGTGAACGTATTAAAGAGACATCAGGAATACCTCCTTATAAACATAGGTAATGAAGTTGGACAGGATGTATCGAAAGCTGATTTTATCGCGGGTTATACAAAAGCAGTTACAAGAATGAGAGAGGCAGGAATTCACGTACCATTGGTAATTGACGCCTGCAAATATGGTCAGGATATTAATATGCTTCAATCAGCAGGTCCGGATCTTATTAAAGCTGACCCCGATCAAAATCTTATGTTCTCTATACATATGTGGTGGCCTTACATGTGGGGACACACTGACCAGGAAGTAGTTAATGAGATTAAAGAATCTGTTGATATGGAATTGCCGTTGATAGTTGGTGAATTCGGACATCAGTGGGAAGCTTCAACATCAGGAGCAATACCTTATAAGACAATTCTAGAGCAGTGTCATTTGAATGATGTAGGATATCTTGCATGGTCATGGGGACCAGGAAACACTCCGCAAACATTCTTGGACATGACAACGGATGGTACTTTTGCTACCCTCGTAGATTGGGGTAAAGAAGTTTGTATAAATAATACACATAGTATAAAAAATATTTCTGTGCGTCCTGCTTCTATGCTGAAAGAGCCTTCAACAACCCCTCCTGAAGTGAATATACCTGCAGGCAGCGTTGCAACTAATAAGAAGGTATATGCTTCTTCTGTTGAATCAAACAGCACCAATGCAGCAGAAAATGCTGTAGATGGAAACATAGCTACAAGATGGGCTTCACAGTATAGTGACCCTCAGTGGATCTATGTAGATCTTGAGAAAGAATATGAAATAGAAAGAATATACATTGAATGGGAAACAGCGTATGCAAGTCAGTATAAGATTCAGGTATCCAACGATGCAACCAGTTGGACTGATGTTGTAACGCAGTTTAATGGAGATGGGGATATTGACGATATCACATTGAGTACTACTGCAAAAGGAAGATATGTAAGAGTTTACTGTACGCAAAGGAAGACATCTTATGGAGATTCGATATTTGAATTTGGTGTATATCCAAAGGGTGGAAGTGTTGTAACACCAACTCCAACAAGCACTGTAACACCTACTCCAACCAGAAATATCTTGCTTGGAGATGTAGATTTTAATGGATTTGTCAATTCACTTGACTTTGGTAAGATAAGAATGTATTTGTTGGGAATGATCCAACTTACACCGGAAGAGCTAGAAGCTGCTGATGTAGATAAAGATGGAAAGGTTACCTCGATAGATTTTGGTAAGATAAGAATGAATTTGTTAGGTTTGCGATCTGCATTCTAA
- a CDS encoding Ger(x)C family spore germination protein has product MKRLLLVLTILANMFLGGCISEELTDIGIAVSVGIDKSEDGYLVTYQVMNPKAISSKAPNEAPVVLYTESGKDLFQIKRKITQQSPRKMYHSHLRTVIFSEEIAKEGIKDMMDFFVRGHEYRTDFYFLIAKGTTAHNILKVITPFETVPQMEVYNALEKSEKNWAPTKTIKIYELINKIISDGDNPVIPGVEIIDPKDKSDSNDNLKLSDATKLRVTSLGVFKKDKFVGWLAEDESRGYNYIRGNVETTAGYIEYEQNRISFEVVKADEKRKVYMLNGKPAINVEINLTHNISAITGNLDLTDEDIAKKVNDAAEKKLKMVINSSLKRAKEDFGSDIFGFGEDIHRAYPKLWNDIKDDWNNEFIELPVNIDVKVKLNGLGASTKSVFSKGD; this is encoded by the coding sequence ATGAAAAGGTTATTATTAGTACTTACTATACTGGCAAATATGTTTTTAGGCGGATGTATATCGGAAGAATTGACTGATATTGGGATAGCCGTTTCTGTAGGAATTGATAAGTCAGAGGATGGTTATTTAGTTACTTATCAAGTAATGAATCCAAAAGCAATTTCATCAAAGGCTCCCAATGAGGCGCCTGTTGTGTTATATACAGAAAGTGGAAAGGATCTGTTTCAGATAAAGAGGAAGATTACGCAACAATCTCCAAGAAAAATGTACCATTCGCACTTGAGAACTGTTATTTTTAGTGAAGAAATTGCAAAAGAAGGTATCAAAGACATGATGGACTTTTTTGTCCGTGGACACGAATACCGTACTGACTTTTATTTTCTTATAGCAAAAGGAACAACCGCACATAATATTTTGAAAGTCATAACGCCTTTTGAAACGGTACCACAAATGGAAGTATACAATGCTCTTGAGAAGTCTGAGAAAAATTGGGCCCCAACAAAAACCATTAAAATTTATGAACTTATCAACAAGATTATTTCTGACGGAGATAACCCGGTAATACCTGGTGTTGAGATTATTGACCCCAAAGATAAATCCGATTCCAATGACAACTTAAAACTGAGTGATGCTACTAAATTAAGGGTAACAAGCTTGGGTGTATTTAAAAAGGATAAGTTTGTAGGCTGGCTGGCTGAGGATGAAAGCAGGGGTTACAACTATATACGTGGAAATGTAGAAACTACAGCGGGATATATTGAATATGAACAAAACCGTATATCTTTTGAGGTTGTTAAAGCAGACGAAAAAAGAAAAGTTTATATGTTAAATGGTAAACCAGCTATAAATGTTGAAATTAATTTGACACATAATATTTCTGCCATCACAGGTAATTTAGACTTAACAGACGAAGATATTGCTAAAAAAGTGAATGATGCGGCGGAAAAAAAGTTGAAAATGGTTATAAATAGTTCATTGAAACGGGCAAAAGAGGATTTTGGGTCAGATATTTTCGGTTTTGGTGAAGATATACACAGAGCTTATCCAAAACTGTGGAACGATATAAAGGATGATTGGAATAATGAATTTATTGAGCTTCCGGTAAATATTGACGTAAAAGTCAAATTGAATGGTTTGGGTGCTAGCACTAAATCTGTTTTTTCGAAAGGGGATTAA
- a CDS encoding spore germination protein, translated as MKLFKNSKGRRNSTDSTCTANCISEGLDENVDKIKKEFGNPSDLVIKIFEPDNYDGLRYANIYIETLIDKVSINSLSTSMNEILKPKNTLENSTPEEYFRIFRNYFLSFRKSEEGSDFDNLFTNLLSGKTILLIDGYDRFISIDIFSTESRSVEEPTTQSVIRGPKEGFIEKVDVNISLVRKRLKTKDLRVENLILGSVTHTRISLMYIDKIAKKDIVDEIRRRLNKIKIDAILDSGNIEELIKDDRWSAFPELLNSEKPDSVAANLLEGRVAIFVDGSPYVLTAPALFVEFLQVSEDYYHHFLVSTFIRILRYSATFLTLFVPALYISLLTFHQEMIPTPLLISIASQREGVPFPAFIEAILMELVFEILREAGIRMPRVIGPAISIVGALVLGQAAVEAGIISAFMVIIVSITAISSFAIPNYSLANAIRLIRFALMVMAGIYGLYGVFMGFIALLLHLCKLKSIGIPYMTPIAPKTKYATKDTIIRYPLWSNKTRPAGISGLNVPRVEADNVVTKKEKENPEFR; from the coding sequence ATGAAACTATTTAAAAATAGTAAGGGAAGAAGAAATTCAACAGATAGCACCTGCACAGCCAATTGTATAAGTGAGGGGCTAGATGAGAATGTTGATAAAATTAAAAAAGAATTTGGAAATCCGAGTGACCTGGTTATAAAAATTTTTGAACCGGATAATTATGATGGCTTGAGATATGCAAATATATATATTGAAACTCTTATAGATAAGGTAAGTATTAATAGCCTTTCGACTAGTATGAATGAAATTTTAAAGCCAAAGAATACTCTTGAAAATTCAACACCCGAAGAGTACTTTAGAATATTTAGAAATTATTTTTTAAGTTTTAGAAAGTCAGAAGAAGGTTCTGATTTTGATAATTTATTTACCAATCTATTATCGGGAAAAACAATACTTTTAATTGATGGGTATGACAGGTTTATTTCTATCGATATTTTTTCAACGGAGAGCCGCTCTGTTGAAGAGCCTACCACTCAAAGCGTAATTAGGGGACCAAAGGAAGGATTTATAGAAAAAGTAGATGTAAACATTTCGCTGGTCAGAAAGAGACTTAAAACCAAAGATTTAAGAGTTGAGAATTTGATTTTGGGAAGTGTAACACATACAAGAATTTCGTTAATGTACATTGATAAAATTGCAAAAAAAGATATTGTTGATGAAATAAGACGCAGGCTTAATAAGATAAAAATTGACGCTATCTTAGACAGCGGAAATATAGAAGAATTAATCAAGGATGATAGGTGGTCTGCTTTTCCGGAATTATTAAACTCAGAAAAACCCGATTCTGTTGCTGCGAATCTGCTAGAGGGAAGAGTTGCCATTTTTGTGGATGGAAGTCCGTATGTTCTTACAGCACCGGCACTGTTTGTTGAATTCCTTCAGGTGAGTGAAGATTATTACCACCATTTTTTAGTTTCTACATTCATCCGCATATTAAGGTATTCTGCTACTTTTCTTACACTATTTGTTCCGGCACTATATATTTCATTACTTACATTCCACCAGGAGATGATTCCAACACCTTTGCTGATAAGCATTGCTTCACAGCGTGAAGGCGTTCCGTTCCCTGCTTTTATTGAAGCAATTTTGATGGAGTTGGTGTTTGAAATCCTAAGAGAAGCGGGAATAAGAATGCCAAGGGTTATTGGTCCTGCTATTTCAATTGTTGGTGCCTTGGTTTTAGGTCAGGCTGCCGTTGAGGCCGGGATAATATCTGCGTTTATGGTAATAATAGTGTCAATTACTGCTATTTCAAGCTTTGCAATACCAAATTACTCGTTGGCTAATGCTATAAGGCTAATAAGGTTTGCGTTAATGGTGATGGCAGGGATTTATGGATTATATGGCGTTTTTATGGGATTTATTGCATTACTCCTTCATTTGTGCAAGTTGAAATCAATTGGGATTCCCTATATGACTCCAATTGCCCCTAAAACAAAATATGCCACAAAAGATACCATTATAAGGTATCCTTTATGGTCGAATAAAACAAGGCCAGCAGGAATTAGTGGGTTAAACGTGCCAAGGGTAGAAGCAGATAATGTTGTGACGAAAAAAGAAAAGGAAAATCCGGAATTCAGGTGA